In the genome of Deinococcus sp. QL22, one region contains:
- the xylB gene encoding xylulokinase gives MAEVTLGLDLGTSGVKVVALGADGRTVVQASRAYPLLTPQPGWTEQRPEDWVAASVEALREVAEVLLAAGHVPLALGLSGQMHGAVFLDQHGDPLRPAPLWNDQRTAAAVAEIERAIPRADLIARTGNRAVTGFQLPKLLWLRQTEPEVFARTRQVLLPKDYLGYVLTGQMHTEPSDASGVGALNLSSHSWDEEVLGALNLPSHLFPDVVRSWDTVGHLTAWAAQHTGLPEGLPVIAGGGDNAAAGIALGLTAARPELGSVSLGTSGVLFAPLTLPTPDPEGRVHLFAHADGGYNLLGVTLACAGALQWLRDKLAPDTSFDTLLTEAVSVPDGADGVTFLPYLAGERSPWMDPNLRASWTGLSLAHGRGHLTRALLEGTVMALSDTFEVMRPLVNVTSFLATGGGARSDLWLGLVAGGLGSDIQRSLQEPGAAEGAAILAMPASGVYRTLQEAMEALRPQGRSIQAVETTQAKHQHIEALKHQR, from the coding sequence GTGGCTGAGGTGACGCTCGGCCTTGACCTCGGCACCAGTGGCGTCAAGGTGGTGGCGCTTGGTGCGGACGGCCGCACGGTGGTGCAGGCTTCCAGAGCCTACCCGCTGCTGACTCCCCAGCCCGGCTGGACGGAACAGCGGCCAGAGGACTGGGTCGCCGCCAGCGTAGAGGCGTTGCGTGAGGTGGCCGAGGTGCTGCTGGCTGCAGGTCACGTGCCCCTGGCGCTGGGCTTAAGTGGGCAAATGCACGGCGCGGTTTTCTTAGACCAGCATGGCGACCCCCTTCGGCCCGCGCCCCTCTGGAACGACCAGCGCACAGCAGCGGCAGTGGCCGAGATCGAACGCGCCATCCCCCGTGCCGACCTGATTGCCCGCACGGGCAACCGCGCGGTGACCGGGTTTCAATTGCCCAAGCTGCTGTGGCTGCGGCAGACAGAGCCGGAAGTGTTCGCCCGGACACGGCAGGTGCTGTTGCCCAAGGACTACTTGGGCTACGTCTTGACGGGGCAAATGCACACCGAACCTTCCGACGCTTCAGGTGTTGGCGCCCTGAATCTCAGTTCTCACAGCTGGGATGAGGAGGTCTTGGGGGCCTTGAACCTGCCTTCTCATCTGTTTCCGGACGTGGTGCGCTCTTGGGACACCGTGGGACACCTCACCGCCTGGGCCGCGCAGCACACGGGTTTGCCGGAGGGGTTGCCGGTGATCGCAGGTGGAGGAGACAACGCCGCTGCAGGCATTGCTCTCGGCCTGACCGCAGCGCGTCCTGAGCTGGGCAGCGTCAGTCTGGGCACGAGTGGCGTGCTGTTTGCTCCCCTGACCCTGCCGACCCCGGATCCTGAGGGACGAGTCCACCTGTTCGCTCATGCGGACGGCGGGTACAACCTGCTCGGGGTGACGCTCGCCTGCGCGGGGGCGCTCCAGTGGCTGCGCGACAAACTCGCGCCCGATACCAGCTTCGACACGCTGCTGACGGAGGCTGTCAGCGTCCCCGACGGCGCGGACGGCGTAACCTTCCTACCTTACTTGGCTGGGGAGCGTAGCCCGTGGATGGATCCGAACCTGCGGGCCAGTTGGACGGGCCTGTCACTGGCGCATGGTCGGGGGCACCTGACCCGGGCGCTGCTGGAGGGCACGGTCATGGCCCTCTCGGATACGTTTGAAGTCATGAGACCCCTGGTGAACGTGACGTCGTTCCTGGCCACTGGCGGAGGTGCCCGCAGTGACCTGTGGCTGGGCCTCGTCGCCGGAGGACTGGGCTCAGATATTCAGCGGTCTCTGCAGGAGCCGGGCGCTGCAGAGGGAGCCGCAATCTTGGCGATGCCTGCTTCGGGGGTATACCGCACCCTCCAAGAAGCCATGGAAGCGCTGCGACCTCAGGGCCGCAGCATCCAGGCAGTGGAGACCACCCAAGCCAAGCATCAGCACATTGAAGCATTGAAGCACCAACGCTGA